One Mya arenaria isolate MELC-2E11 chromosome 7, ASM2691426v1 genomic window carries:
- the LOC128241391 gene encoding uncharacterized protein LOC128241391 yields MFLDDGFGTDGTLQSTLKLSHDIKQDLLDSGLIPKAGKSLWEPVQVLECYGEEIEELPDVLVDKVSLLTGLLEESRAKSTCDSYKRGFRRCAAGALSNGLTILLKKERHSGEFKKTSIEIHDNNAALMKDSSAGVEEALVKKPSFDVNDSGKDTQSQKGNVSSGSMTGREVGQRHRRSGETPQIAFTVSVSTKQIENLGKHQTIVFDHVITNVGSMYNPLTGIFHVPYSGTYVFSLTFNPGKLMESDTYLEIVQNGAQLADVLVENSARDSAGNYIG; encoded by the exons ATGTTTCTAGATGATGGCTTTGGCACTGATGGTACATTACAGAGCACATTAAAGTTGTCACATGACATCAAGCAGGATTTACTTGATTCTGGTTTAATCCCTAAAGCTGGTAAATCATTGTGGGAGCCTGTACAAGTGCTAGAGTG TTATGGCGAAGAGATAGAGGAGCTGCCGGACGTCTTGGTGGACAAGGTCTCCTTGCTGACGGGATTACTCGAAGAGTCGCGAGCCAAAAGTACATGTGATTCCTATAAACGAGGATTCCGACGTTGTGCGGCAGGGGCTTTGAGTAATGGACTTACCA TTCTTCTCAAGAAGGAACGACACAGTGGAGAGTTTAAGAAGACATCAATAGAAATCCATGACAATAATGCTGCACTCATGAAAGATTCCTCGGCTGGTGTTGAAGAAGCACTTGTGAAAAAACCCTCCTTTGATGTTAACGACAGTGGCAAAGACACACAATCACAAAAGGGCAACGTTTCT agTGGGTCAATGACTGGACGGGAAGTTGGACAAAGACACCGTC GATCGGGCGAGACCCCCCAAATTGCCTTTACCGTTTCCGTTTCAACCAAACAAATCGAGAACCTTGGCAAACATCAGACTATCGTATTTGACCATGTGATCACCAATGTAGGGAGCATGTACAACCCTTTGACTGGTATATTCCATGTTCCATACTCGGGAACATATGTCTTTAGCTTGACTTTCAACCCCGGGAAGTTGATGGAATCAGACACCTACCTAGAAATTGTTCAAAACGGTGCACAATTGGCAGATGTCCTTGTCGAGAACAGTGCTCGAGATTCTGCTGGCAACTATATAGG ATAA
- the LOC128241392 gene encoding uncharacterized protein LOC128241392 — protein METLSSADIQQETVQPETQNSLREILFELRGQKSQINSLKDEVRGQSLAVDEVKKLKTTKEIPRKFSGNRLQFEFNSELEDSVKQILWAIGNVKIDYAKEMLAGIADKLHVRNKHIRIADTSEGGWETVRQYQSNPLASDSDDESRILKADSRAVRKRKQQKPKTKAKSPAVALGYTDSMALARRFAGTSSTSQAQSGGGHSFRGYQGFPSNRGQLGPCFGCGEYNHVRRTCPYTRFGGAQQGQQQTEQPGKK, from the coding sequence ATGGAAACTTTATCATCTGCTGATATTCAGCAGGAGACTGTGCAGCCTGAGACTCAAAATAGTTTACGTGAAATTTTGTTTGAGTTGCGAGGACAAAAGTCGCAAATTAATTCTCTGAAAGACGAAGTTCGCGGACAGTCACTTGCTGTAGATGAagttaaaaagttgaaaaccaCTAAAGAAATTCCCAGGAAATTTAGTGGAAACCGGCTTCAGTTTGAATTTAATTCCGAGTTGGAGGACAGTGTGAAGCAGATTTTGTGGGCTATAGGAAATGTGAAAATTGATTACGCAAAGGAAATGCTGGCTGGCATTGCGGATAAGCTCCACGtaagaaacaaacacatacgTATTGCTGATACTTCCGAAGGAGGCTGGGAGACTGTGCGCCAATATCAGTCAAACCCATTGGCGAGTGACTCTGACGACGAGTCGCGCATTCTCAAGGCGGACTCGCGAGCAGTGCGGAAACGTAAGCAGCAGAAACCCAAAACGAAGGCTAAATCACCAGCTGTAGCTTTGGGGTACACGGACAGCATGGCTCTGGCGCGCAGATTTGCTGGTACTTCCTCTACGTCGCAAGCGCAATCCGGGGGCGGACATTCGTTTCGTGGCTACCAGGGGTTTCCCAGCAACAGAGGACAGCTTGGACCCTGCTTCGGATGCGGCGAGTACAACCACGTGCGGCGCACGTGCCCGTATACAAGGTTTGGGGGAGCTCAGCAGGGACAGCAACAGACAGAGCAGCCCGGcaaaaaatga